The region GATAATTCCGCTGGCCTTTTAGTTTTTAGTGGTACTGTATCAACCACTCCTGGTTCCAACCACCCCTGCCCCTCTCCCGACACGAGTCCGGGATCTGAGACTTATCCAAAGATGGGAGCCTGTAATTGCTTTGGCTGATGTACAAGTTTCATTGTTGAAGGTATTGCGCGGACAGGTCGCGACCTGTCCCTACAAGTATAACCCACCCCCAGCCCCTCCCGAGAGGGGAATTCAGTACTTGTTGCTATACTTTGTTGTCATCTCGAGCAGGGCGAGAGATCTAGCGGGGATTCTAAAGAGATCTCTCCCAAAGGTCGAGATGACAAATAGCAGTGGCTATCGAACTGAACCCAGTCCTTGGGTTGAGCGCCTTGTAGATTTACGGTTTCGCTTCAGCGAAATTGCGGAGACCGCAGGTCAAGCAAAGGAAATGTACACTGCGCGATGCCCGAGGACGAGCCCTCTCGGGCCTGAGAGCACCAAAGCAGGAGGTGAAACGATAGCTATGCAAGTCTGGAGGATGAACAGTCGCTAGAAAGGATAGCTTGTATGAAGTTGCGGAAAGCAACGGCTAAGGAACTATGACAGACCTAATAAGTATAACAGTAGCAATAACCCTCAGGTCGTTGCTGACTGCTAAAAACACAAAAGGCCGGAAAGTATACTTGCCGGCCTTTTGCTATATCCTACTTTCTATCTCACACATTAATCCACTCCCAGGCAAGCTGGCGCTGCGAGTGGTCAAAATACTTTACATCGGCACTGGTAAAAGGCTTGGCCATGATGGTCAGCCAGTCAATCCATTTCTTATCCCCCACCAAAGCCACCTTGCTGAAGTCTGAGGCGTGCTTGATGTCGAATTTGATATCTTCCCACAGCGCCCGCAGCGTATAATCCGCCACGTCCTGCACCTCGGCATACACCCTGATCTTGCCGTGCTGGTTGATACGCTCCTGCAGCAGGGGCAGCATTACGTTATAGTCGCTGCGGTTCACGTTGCCGGAGATCCGGAAAGCGACCAGGTCGTCCTTAGATTGTTCGAGTAGCTGTAGCATGGCGGTGGTGGCTATATACTTCTGCCTTACGCATAAGAGGAAGGTTGCGTTCTGTAACTACTACTGCTCCAGCTGGTTAAGTTCTGCCAGCAGCACCTCGTTAGTTGTCTTGGTGGTGCCGTCGGCAAAGCGTATCAGATAATCCTGTCCGGTGAGGCCGGAGCGGGAGGCAAGCTCCTCTACGAAGCCTTTGGCTGTTTTTATACTATCCCGGTGTTTTTCCCACTTCGACTCCAGGTGCTCGGCAGCCTGGCGGCAGGTATGCTCGCTGCCGTTGCGGATAAAGGTTGCCCCTTCCATCTTGGCAATCCGCTGTATCAGGTGCTCCACTTTCTGGGCTTCGGTCAGTTTAAGGGTGCTATTTTCTGTCGTGGCTGCGGTGTCAGACTGTGCCGAGGCAATTTGCGGGGAGGCAATTCCAACGCAAAGTATAAAACCCAGCAGCACGTATGCCTTCATCTTCGATTTCATATTATTTTATGATTATAGCATTATTATTAGCATCTTTAATGCACTTAAGTTCAACCTTTAGCGTTTAGTGGTCTCAGCCGGGCTGGTGCAGTAAAAGCTACAGTCCTAACGACACAGCAACGTAATTTATGAGAAGAATAATTTCAGCTTTAGTTATTTTACTGGTGTGCCAGCAGGCCGTTTTTGCGCAACGCAACATTGAAACCCGCTTGGGCTATAGTTACAACGATGATTTTCAGTTTTCGGATGAATGGCAGTACCTCTCCACTGATATTTATCTCTACAACGGCAACAAGTTTACGCGTGTGCTGAATGAGCTGGAGACAGGCTCCCGTAAGCCCAAGAAGAAGTATGGCAACGTGCTGGAGTACCTCATGATCACGGCGCAACTGAAAAACATGAAGGTGTTCGGCAACGACGACATTGTGTACCCGCTCTACAATTTCGCCATCGACCAGGATAAAAACGACTACAAAACCCAGGTGAGCGACCATCAGGAGGTGGTGCGCATCATCGATAAGATGCCCTTGGGCTCAGCCACCAACAACATCGATGCCGTCATCAACGCCAAGGCCATTACCAACGGCCAAAGCGATCAGGTATTTAACCTGGTGGCTAACCAGCTGATGGCCATTTCCAAGCTTACCTCGCCCAGCACCGCGGTGCTCTCGCTGGTGGGGGAGTTCGGGAACCTGCTTAACTCCAGGGCCAGCCGCAAAGAGTATAAGTTCAGCTCCACCATCCGCCTCTACGAGGGACAGGATTTTGACACGCGCCTGCACTCGGTGCGCATTTACGTGTTTGTGCCAAGCGATGTGAAGAAGGTGGACATTAAAACCGTGAAGCTAACCGACTACCTGCAGAAGAACCCCAACAAGCTGGACCGCCGCCAACTGGAGGAGATGACGGGCTACAAAGACTATCCGTTTATGGTCGTGGCCAACTATAAATCGCTCTATAAAATGGACGTGCTGACCGGCGATGAGGTAACGCTGGACCTGATAGAGAAGCGCAAGCTAAAGATACAGGCCGCCTACGACCAGCAGCTGATAAACGATGAAACGTTCCGCCAGGAGAAGCTGTTCGTGGAGTTCCTGCGCTCGTTTGCCGATATGAAGCACAACTTGAACACCTATCGCCTGAACTACCGCAACAACAGCGCCGACATCAACGCCAAAAACCTGTTCGGCATCGTGCAGGAGTACAAGCGCCTGAAGGGGATCTTTGACGCCCGTGAGAAGGAGTTTGCCAAGAACAGCACTTACCAGAACATCTTTCGCTCCGAGTATGAATCCATACTTGTGAATGCTGACCTATACCTGGAGGGCGACCACAACCTGAAGAACGGTAAGCTGCTGGTGAACACGCTGCGTGAGCTGGAAAACGATCCTAAATCATGGAATACGCCGGAGAAGCGCGAGGCTGCCTTAACCAGGCTGTACGCCATCGAGCTGCCCAAGAAGGAGTTTCTGACAGCGTCGGTAGAGGGCGAGGCCATTGTGCGCCTTACCCAGAAGCTGGAGGAGCTACAGTACAACGAGGTGTTTATGAAGGAGGTGCAAAACCTGGGCAGCACCGAGGCCAATGACCAAACCATGCCGCAGCGCAACACCCTGTTAGAGAAGGCGGGCGCCACCAAGTGCCAGAGCTGCCGTGAGAAAGTGCGTGAAGCCATTACCGACTACAACAAGCGCTACGACAGCTTTAAGCTGAAGCAGGCCCTGAAAAAGAAGGAGGAGCTTAACCGGAGCGCAGAGGCAACGGTGTTTAAATACCTGAAGCGCCAGCTGTGCATTGAGAGCAATTTGCAGATGGCCACCGCCTCCACCAACGATACCCTGGACCAGTACGTCAGCCGCATGCACGAGAAGAACGGTGAGTTGGGCAAATCCATCAAGATGCTCGACGCCCTGAATAAAAGGGAGTTGACCGAGGAGCGGCTGGACAAAGTGCAGGAATACAATGCACGCCTGCAGCACCAGATACAGGAGGTGGAGAAAAACTTTGAGGTGATTTATACTTTGGATAAAAGCCTCAGCAGCTGCGAAGACGCCAGCTAAGGCCGTAGAACCCTCTGCTGGAAC is a window of Pontibacter kalidii DNA encoding:
- a CDS encoding SpoIIAA family protein; the protein is MLQLLEQSKDDLVAFRISGNVNRSDYNVMLPLLQERINQHGKIRVYAEVQDVADYTLRALWEDIKFDIKHASDFSKVALVGDKKWIDWLTIMAKPFTSADVKYFDHSQRQLAWEWINV
- a CDS encoding DUF5329 family protein; protein product: MKSKMKAYVLLGFILCVGIASPQIASAQSDTAATTENSTLKLTEAQKVEHLIQRIAKMEGATFIRNGSEHTCRQAAEHLESKWEKHRDSIKTAKGFVEELASRSGLTGQDYLIRFADGTTKTTNEVLLAELNQLEQ